The following coding sequences are from one Granulicella sp. L56 window:
- a CDS encoding c-type cytochrome domain-containing protein, with the protein MRKLLVGCGMAGVALLGWALRTGTVQAAPNEAATTQFYTTRVQPILREHCYRCHGGFNHRGGLNLATRAGMLKGGHDGSVLVPGDPAKSLLVRLIRHEGPANDPMPMPPKSPKISDADIATITQWVKAGAIMPEDAARH; encoded by the coding sequence ATGCGGAAGTTGCTGGTGGGCTGTGGGATGGCTGGAGTTGCCTTGCTGGGGTGGGCATTGCGGACTGGGACAGTGCAGGCAGCGCCGAATGAGGCAGCGACGACGCAGTTTTATACGACGCGAGTGCAGCCGATCCTCAGAGAACATTGCTACCGCTGCCATGGCGGATTTAACCATCGAGGCGGGTTGAATCTCGCGACACGAGCGGGAATGTTGAAGGGCGGCCACGATGGCTCGGTTCTGGTTCCGGGCGATCCGGCGAAGAGCCTGCTGGTCAGGCTGATCCGGCATGAGGGTCCAGCCAACGACCCGATGCCGATGCCGCCGAAGTCGCCGAAGATTTCGGACGCGGATATCGCGACGATCACGCAGTGGGTGAAGGCGGGAGCGATTATGCCTGAAGACGCGGCGAGACATTAG
- a CDS encoding CHAD domain-containing protein translates to MPIPARSCKHPIHMAAAAHPVRTLRELITSLEAAITLTLADPKPRPVHHLRTSTRRIEAQLELLALLPDLPRHDKPARKARKRLRKLRRAAGRVRDLDVQRDLIQSKSGEADQLRSLFKQQREQAAEKLLITIHKHQAKLARALEVTLEALAPAESLTLSAEHLATLALDWYAHNAPTTAKQNHRQLHGIRKAAKLARYISESVASTATRSLARTFESLQQSGGDWHDWLTLSDIAHQELGDSSRLAQNFTRRCERSLAKYQSHLRSLPKKLPSS, encoded by the coding sequence ATGCCGATTCCCGCACGATCCTGCAAGCATCCAATCCACATGGCCGCCGCCGCTCATCCCGTTCGCACCCTGCGCGAGCTGATCACCTCGCTTGAAGCTGCCATCACCCTTACGCTCGCCGATCCCAAACCTCGCCCCGTCCACCATCTCCGCACCAGCACTCGCCGCATCGAGGCGCAGCTCGAACTGCTTGCGCTCCTGCCCGATCTTCCCAGGCACGACAAGCCAGCAAGAAAGGCGCGGAAGCGGCTTCGCAAGCTGCGCCGCGCCGCCGGACGCGTCCGCGATCTTGACGTGCAGCGCGATCTCATCCAATCCAAATCCGGCGAAGCTGACCAGCTCCGCAGCCTGTTCAAGCAACAGCGCGAGCAGGCCGCCGAAAAACTCCTCATCACGATTCACAAGCACCAGGCCAAACTTGCCCGCGCTCTCGAGGTAACGTTAGAGGCCCTCGCTCCCGCCGAATCCCTCACTCTCTCCGCCGAACATTTAGCTACGCTCGCACTCGACTGGTACGCCCACAACGCTCCCACCACCGCGAAGCAGAACCATCGCCAGCTCCACGGCATTCGCAAAGCTGCCAAACTCGCCCGCTATATCTCAGAGTCGGTGGCCTCGACCGCCACCCGCAGCCTCGCCCGCACCTTCGAGTCGCTCCAGCAATCCGGAGGCGACTGGCACGATTGGCTCACCCTCTCCGATATCGCCCACCAAGAACTCGGCGACTCATCGCGCCTCGCCCAGAACTTCACTCGACGCTGCGAAAGATCGCTGGCCAAATATCAGAGCCATCTGAGATCGCTTCCCAAAAAACTCCCCAGCTCATAG
- a CDS encoding SurA N-terminal domain-containing protein, which translates to MKRLSTDTNAALPVSTVTARLQRQVSIPIALLMAAALFPIAGCKQEHKADVVATVNGHAIMKSEMDKAYEQQLGQQQQQPSSEDQANSLRLNVLNALISEEIVQQRAAKMNLTATNEEVDTKLNEMKARYTEDQFNQQLAANHTTLDEVKHDLRRSLTQNKLLNKEINSKITVTDADVANYYNQHKSEYNLIQTLYHLAAIQVTDVPSAQPVNLQNSKATSDAEAKKKIQALKNRLDSGDDFGTLAMNYSEEPESAPNGGDKGFATADQMKAADLTIYNAVMQLKPGEVTPILPLPDAQTKKSAGYAIYKLLAIEPAGQRELKDPSVQQSIRQQLHEGRSQLLKNAYFEMLRDQAKIENFYAEEIFKNDAH; encoded by the coding sequence GTGAAGAGATTGTCGACCGATACTAATGCAGCTTTGCCTGTTTCTACTGTGACTGCGCGCTTGCAGCGCCAGGTTTCCATTCCGATTGCCCTGCTGATGGCTGCCGCCCTGTTTCCGATTGCGGGCTGCAAGCAGGAGCATAAGGCCGATGTGGTGGCCACGGTGAACGGCCACGCCATCATGAAGTCCGAGATGGACAAGGCGTATGAACAGCAGTTGGGCCAGCAACAGCAGCAACCTTCGTCGGAGGACCAGGCGAATTCGCTGCGGCTGAACGTGCTGAATGCGCTGATCAGTGAAGAGATTGTGCAGCAGCGTGCCGCCAAGATGAACCTGACGGCGACCAACGAAGAGGTCGACACCAAGCTGAACGAGATGAAGGCCCGCTACACCGAGGACCAGTTCAACCAGCAACTGGCGGCCAACCATACGACGCTCGATGAGGTGAAGCACGACCTGCGCCGTTCGCTGACGCAGAACAAGCTGCTGAACAAGGAGATCAACTCGAAGATCACGGTGACCGATGCGGACGTCGCCAACTACTACAACCAGCACAAGTCCGAGTACAACCTGATCCAGACGCTATATCATCTGGCAGCGATCCAGGTGACGGATGTGCCGTCGGCGCAGCCCGTGAATCTGCAGAACAGCAAGGCCACTTCGGACGCTGAGGCCAAGAAGAAGATCCAGGCGCTGAAGAACCGGCTGGACAGCGGCGACGACTTCGGTACGCTGGCGATGAACTATTCCGAGGAACCGGAGTCGGCGCCGAATGGCGGAGACAAGGGCTTTGCCACGGCAGACCAGATGAAGGCCGCCGACCTGACCATCTATAACGCGGTGATGCAACTGAAGCCGGGCGAGGTGACGCCCATCCTGCCGTTGCCGGATGCGCAGACCAAGAAGTCTGCGGGATATGCGATCTACAAGTTGCTTGCCATCGAACCGGCAGGCCAGCGCGAGTTGAAAGACCCGAGCGTGCAGCAGTCGATTCGGCAGCAGCTCCACGAGGGCCGTTCGCAGTTGCTCAAGAACGCCTACTTCGAGATGCTGCGCGATCAGGCGAAGATCGAGAACTTCTACGCCGAAGAGATCTTCAAGAACGACGCGCACTAA
- a CDS encoding LPS-assembly protein LptD yields MIASSHPQLRAQEVTNQATPAATLPDAPEADRYPEAIVVPEVEKTAPVVMESDTQSKTGDRYVLDGNVLIIYGNRKVEADHIEYDSATGELEATGHLKATGGANNEIINASHGTVNLNKQTGRFYDVSGSVGLKNSGHNKMVYANGHPFLFTGRVVVKKGPQEYEVYDGTVTSCQLEHPDWLLYAGKFEVSDEMASAHNSVFHLFNIPLLYMPYVTHPVDTEGRQSGLMIPVIGESSTKGLILGEQIYFAINRSTDLTVGAEYFSSRGWSQSAMFHYRGRDTDFVTARYSGLLDRGYVTGGVYVNQGGQDVTFSGRHDFGRPAASTPASEETVAGQQAALADAAPAHTRIVSSMEYLSSYPYREAFTENFNEAVSTDILSFAYGVHEADGFESDVRADRYQGLKRVAVPATPTTPAIPAQEIRIFHVPALEMYSTDHAIGNSGLLWNFESSASGLKRVQPDFVSSGVTQRFDLHPEISYPLKLGEWKFLPSLGVRETLYSRSLKPPTNPTDPSVEHRGGLSRSNVEAQVDIRPPVIERTFDSKFVEKLFGNDVRHTIEPELKYRYVGGVDNFLKVLRFDDIDVVSDTNELQYGVTQRLFLRPVKGKKAKPCKVAEKEKDTDQTQEEDDPEAASNKCGAREWISWRLTQKYFFDKNFGGAVVDGRRNIFDTTLNLSGVAFLTEAREISPLVSRLRVRTSAHMDVEWDFDLDTGAKKFTSNNVLVDLHEGNAFGGLSYARLNAPGRSYTQGTASLVSDFSQLRLLAGYGSPTKVGLGVAANVGLDLNLGQMQYGALQTSYNWDCCGFSVEYRKYELGSVRNENAYRFNFTLANIGSAGNLRRAERLF; encoded by the coding sequence ATGATTGCATCAAGTCATCCACAGCTTCGTGCCCAAGAGGTGACGAATCAGGCAACCCCCGCGGCGACGCTTCCGGATGCGCCGGAGGCAGACCGCTATCCAGAAGCGATTGTCGTTCCTGAAGTGGAGAAGACGGCCCCTGTAGTGATGGAGTCGGACACGCAATCGAAGACGGGCGACCGCTATGTGCTCGATGGGAACGTCCTCATCATTTACGGCAATCGCAAGGTCGAGGCCGACCACATCGAGTACGACAGCGCGACGGGCGAGTTGGAGGCGACGGGCCACCTGAAAGCGACGGGCGGGGCGAACAACGAGATCATCAACGCCAGCCACGGAACCGTCAATCTGAACAAGCAGACGGGGCGGTTCTACGATGTTTCGGGCTCGGTGGGGCTGAAGAACTCCGGCCACAACAAGATGGTCTACGCGAACGGCCATCCTTTCCTGTTCACGGGCCGGGTGGTGGTAAAGAAGGGGCCGCAGGAGTACGAGGTCTATGACGGCACGGTGACGTCGTGCCAGTTGGAGCATCCCGACTGGCTGCTGTATGCCGGCAAGTTCGAGGTCAGCGACGAGATGGCAAGCGCGCATAACAGCGTCTTCCACCTGTTCAATATTCCTCTGCTCTATATGCCTTATGTGACGCATCCGGTGGACACGGAGGGGCGGCAGAGCGGCTTGATGATTCCGGTGATCGGCGAGTCATCGACGAAGGGCCTGATCCTGGGGGAGCAGATCTACTTCGCCATCAACCGGAGCACGGACCTGACGGTGGGCGCGGAGTATTTTTCGAGCAGAGGCTGGTCGCAGTCGGCGATGTTTCACTATCGCGGGCGGGACACGGATTTTGTGACGGCACGCTACAGCGGCCTGCTGGACCGGGGCTATGTGACGGGCGGCGTGTATGTGAACCAGGGCGGGCAGGATGTGACGTTCTCGGGTCGGCATGACTTTGGCAGGCCGGCTGCTTCGACTCCGGCTTCGGAGGAGACTGTCGCAGGGCAACAGGCCGCTCTGGCAGATGCTGCACCGGCGCATACGAGGATCGTGAGCAGCATGGAGTATCTCAGCTCGTATCCTTATCGCGAGGCGTTCACGGAGAACTTCAACGAGGCGGTCTCGACCGACATTCTTTCGTTTGCGTATGGCGTGCATGAGGCGGATGGGTTTGAGTCGGATGTGCGTGCTGACCGCTATCAGGGATTGAAGCGGGTAGCGGTGCCTGCAACGCCGACGACCCCGGCGATTCCGGCGCAGGAGATCCGCATCTTTCATGTCCCGGCGCTGGAGATGTATTCGACCGACCATGCCATTGGCAACAGCGGCCTGCTATGGAACTTTGAGAGCTCGGCGAGTGGGCTGAAGCGGGTGCAGCCTGACTTTGTCAGCAGCGGCGTCACGCAGCGGTTCGACCTGCATCCGGAGATCTCCTATCCGCTGAAGCTCGGCGAGTGGAAGTTTCTGCCTTCGCTGGGAGTTCGCGAGACGCTTTACAGCCGGAGCCTGAAGCCGCCGACGAATCCGACGGACCCGTCTGTGGAGCACAGGGGCGGGTTGAGCCGGAGCAATGTCGAGGCGCAGGTGGATATAAGGCCGCCGGTGATCGAGAGGACGTTCGACTCGAAGTTCGTCGAGAAGCTGTTCGGCAATGATGTACGCCATACCATCGAGCCGGAGCTGAAGTACCGCTATGTGGGCGGCGTGGATAATTTCCTGAAGGTGCTGCGCTTCGACGACATCGATGTCGTGAGCGATACCAATGAGCTGCAGTATGGCGTGACCCAGCGGCTGTTCCTGAGGCCGGTGAAGGGGAAAAAGGCCAAGCCGTGCAAGGTTGCGGAGAAAGAAAAGGACACCGACCAGACGCAGGAGGAGGACGATCCCGAGGCGGCTTCGAACAAGTGCGGAGCGCGGGAGTGGATTAGCTGGCGGCTGACGCAGAAGTACTTTTTCGACAAGAACTTTGGCGGCGCGGTCGTAGATGGAAGACGGAATATCTTCGACACGACGCTGAACCTGTCGGGCGTGGCATTTTTGACGGAGGCGCGCGAGATCTCGCCTCTGGTGTCACGGCTGAGGGTAAGGACGTCAGCACATATGGACGTGGAATGGGACTTCGACCTGGATACGGGGGCGAAGAAATTTACGTCGAACAATGTGCTGGTGGACCTGCACGAGGGCAATGCGTTTGGCGGGTTGAGCTATGCGCGGCTGAACGCTCCGGGGCGGTCGTACACGCAGGGGACGGCCTCTCTGGTCTCGGACTTCAGCCAGTTGCGGCTGCTGGCGGGGTACGGGTCGCCGACGAAGGTGGGCCTGGGCGTCGCGGCGAATGTGGGGCTGGACCTGAATCTGGGGCAGATGCAGTATGGAGCGCTCCAGACCTCGTATAACTGGGACTGCTGCGGGTTCAGCGTGGAGTATCGCAAGTACGAGCTGGGCTCGGTGCGAAACGAGAATGCGTACCGGTTCAACTTCACGCTGGCCAACATCGGGTCGGCGGGGAATCTGCGGCGGGCGGAACGGCTGTTTTGA
- a CDS encoding thioredoxin domain-containing protein, whose translation MRPFRILVFALTLAALGCHAQVPAEANGGKLSPELTRRVQVLIRSRSGVPPEYEIAVGPRTKSDVPGFDAIAVTFSSEGKTSKPVTFLLSEDGKTLAQFSKFDISKDPKQLVSDEGRPSRGGPANAPVLIVAFDDLECPFCAKMHEQVFPALTTRYKNQVRIVYKDFPLSQHPWAMHAAVDVECIAAQSPTGYWNLVDYIHAHAAEMGGAERSVAKANETIDSLTKAEGVRQKVNESTLAACLAKQDDTSVQASMKLGDDLGVDSTPALFINGERIVGAVPMKYVYKAIDDALTASGQTPPPPPPDEPVQPTETSPATKPGN comes from the coding sequence GTGAGACCCTTCCGTATTCTTGTCTTCGCCCTTACCCTGGCGGCCCTCGGCTGCCACGCTCAGGTACCAGCGGAGGCCAACGGGGGAAAGCTCTCTCCTGAATTGACCCGGCGCGTGCAGGTTCTGATCCGGTCGCGGTCGGGCGTTCCACCGGAGTACGAGATCGCGGTAGGGCCGCGGACCAAGAGCGACGTTCCCGGCTTCGATGCGATTGCCGTTACATTCTCGTCGGAGGGAAAGACGAGCAAGCCTGTGACATTTCTGCTTTCGGAAGACGGCAAGACGCTGGCGCAGTTCAGCAAGTTCGACATCAGCAAAGACCCGAAGCAGTTGGTGAGCGATGAGGGACGGCCCTCGCGGGGCGGTCCGGCAAATGCCCCGGTGCTGATCGTCGCATTCGACGATCTGGAGTGCCCGTTTTGCGCGAAGATGCACGAGCAGGTGTTTCCGGCGCTGACTACGCGTTACAAGAACCAGGTGCGCATCGTCTATAAAGATTTTCCTTTGAGCCAGCATCCGTGGGCGATGCATGCGGCCGTCGATGTGGAGTGCATCGCGGCGCAGAGCCCGACGGGATATTGGAACCTCGTGGACTACATTCACGCTCATGCGGCAGAGATGGGCGGAGCCGAGAGAAGCGTCGCCAAGGCGAACGAGACGATCGACTCGCTGACCAAGGCTGAGGGGGTTCGGCAGAAGGTGAATGAAAGCACGCTGGCTGCGTGCCTCGCCAAGCAGGACGACACCTCGGTGCAGGCCTCGATGAAGCTGGGCGACGATCTGGGGGTCGATTCGACACCCGCGCTCTTCATCAACGGCGAAAGGATCGTAGGTGCGGTCCCGATGAAATATGTGTATAAGGCTATTGATGATGCGCTGACGGCCTCAGGCCAGACTCCCCCACCCCCGCCGCCGGATGAACCTGTCCAACCCACCGAGACTTCGCCGGCGACCAAGCCAGGAAACTAG
- a CDS encoding NRAMP family divalent metal transporter, translated as MPLRWTETGDEMVSIVQQEPKKKSSVKQKVLGFFKILGPGVITGAADDDPSGIATYSQTGAQFGFGQLWTALYQIPLLLAVQETCARIGAVTGKGLAGVIKEHYSRKILIGVVVLVAVANTINIGADIGAVAAAGQLVVNVPFWLLAVATTALLVVSEVLITYKTYANVLKWLALALFSYPATALIVKQPWKQILYATVVPHIELTFAFFFIITGVFGTSISPYMFFWQASEEVEEERAVGMRSDRDGKPRLPRRFLRDMRIDTLIGMASAELAQWFIIITTATVLFKHGTTTINTAADAAKALEPLVRSFPNSGQVAKDVFAVGIIGLGLLGIPVLAGSAAYALAEAFGWKEGLSRKFKKARGFYGVIIVSMLIGLLLNFIGIDPMKALVFTAVFNGIAAVPLLYLIAKINGSTEILGEERGGGLSRGFVWMTFGVMGLSAIALLYTLISQHLGR; from the coding sequence GTGCCACTTCGGTGGACAGAAACAGGGGATGAGATGGTCTCGATCGTTCAGCAGGAGCCGAAGAAAAAGAGCTCGGTGAAGCAGAAAGTCCTTGGGTTTTTCAAAATTCTTGGCCCCGGCGTGATTACGGGTGCGGCGGATGATGATCCCTCCGGCATTGCTACCTACTCGCAGACGGGCGCTCAGTTTGGATTCGGTCAGCTCTGGACGGCGCTCTACCAGATACCGCTTCTGCTCGCGGTTCAGGAGACGTGCGCACGCATCGGTGCGGTGACAGGCAAAGGGCTTGCCGGAGTTATCAAGGAGCACTATTCACGCAAGATCCTGATCGGGGTTGTGGTGCTGGTGGCTGTTGCCAACACGATCAATATCGGGGCCGATATCGGCGCAGTCGCAGCAGCAGGTCAATTGGTGGTGAATGTGCCGTTCTGGCTGCTGGCGGTCGCGACCACCGCTCTGCTGGTGGTGTCGGAGGTTCTGATTACCTATAAGACCTATGCCAATGTGTTGAAGTGGCTGGCACTGGCGCTGTTCTCCTACCCGGCAACGGCCCTTATCGTGAAGCAGCCGTGGAAGCAGATTCTGTATGCGACGGTGGTGCCGCATATCGAGCTTACGTTTGCCTTCTTCTTCATCATTACGGGCGTCTTTGGAACATCGATCTCGCCGTACATGTTCTTCTGGCAGGCCTCGGAAGAGGTGGAAGAAGAGCGTGCCGTAGGGATGAGATCGGACCGCGATGGCAAACCACGGCTGCCGCGAAGATTCCTTCGGGACATGCGGATCGACACGCTGATCGGCATGGCGTCGGCGGAGCTTGCACAGTGGTTCATCATCATCACGACGGCGACGGTGCTCTTCAAGCATGGGACGACGACGATCAATACGGCGGCCGATGCAGCCAAGGCGCTGGAACCGCTGGTGCGATCGTTTCCCAACTCCGGGCAGGTGGCGAAGGACGTGTTCGCAGTCGGCATCATCGGGCTGGGATTGCTGGGGATTCCTGTGCTCGCGGGCTCCGCTGCTTATGCGCTGGCGGAGGCTTTTGGCTGGAAGGAAGGGCTATCGAGGAAGTTCAAGAAGGCGCGTGGATTCTATGGCGTCATCATCGTGTCGATGCTGATAGGGCTGCTGCTGAATTTCATCGGCATCGATCCAATGAAGGCGCTGGTCTTCACTGCAGTCTTCAACGGAATCGCTGCGGTGCCTCTGCTGTATTTGATTGCGAAGATCAACGGCAGCACCGAGATCTTGGGAGAGGAACGCGGTGGTGGGCTGTCGCGGGGCTTTGTCTGGATGACCTTTGGCG
- a CDS encoding DUF5715 family protein, which yields MNATLPAFLALAVLFLIPATLLAKPVHHRARKSAAVHQQAHRKATAARRHTAEPRVAPVRSSHTRTRRHQAEPVRTGRAKARRSTPRRLSVSDNGPRKATSDDFLKAASVKQDVQQAPAPHRTERAAVVTHSRRSSRRSRSVARPVSVVNVIRPTAEKPQLKSIADEAVTPAILPMLYNKRGRLIIPPPLKGSHEILIRQNEVADREGLDRIQNDADLMDMRGKRMLVPLPTSYALQVDDRLPENRRYTRPWTAVFLASMARAHYAHFHTPLQINSAVRTVEFQQHLIRINGNAAPAEGDTASPHLTGQAIDIAKHGLSRTEVAWMRGYLLPLIQEGKIDVEEEFQQSCFHISVYKRYLPPADAPTRDLAYHRRGEASTLAAAIR from the coding sequence TTGAACGCTACACTTCCGGCCTTCCTGGCGCTTGCAGTCTTGTTTCTTATCCCTGCCACGCTCCTTGCCAAACCTGTGCACCACCGTGCCCGTAAGTCAGCGGCTGTTCATCAGCAAGCTCATCGCAAGGCCACGGCAGCACGCAGGCACACCGCAGAGCCGCGTGTTGCTCCCGTCCGTTCAAGCCACACGCGAACCAGGCGCCATCAGGCGGAGCCAGTCAGGACAGGCAGGGCCAAAGCCCGGCGCTCCACTCCTCGCCGTCTCAGCGTCTCCGATAACGGGCCACGAAAAGCCACCTCGGATGACTTCCTGAAGGCGGCTTCCGTCAAGCAGGACGTTCAGCAAGCCCCGGCACCGCATCGCACCGAGCGTGCCGCAGTCGTCACTCATTCGCGCCGCTCTTCTCGCAGATCGCGTTCGGTGGCCCGGCCCGTCTCCGTAGTCAACGTCATTCGACCCACGGCAGAGAAGCCCCAGTTGAAGAGCATCGCCGATGAGGCCGTCACTCCCGCCATCCTTCCCATGCTCTACAACAAGCGCGGACGCCTCATCATTCCTCCGCCGCTCAAGGGCTCGCACGAAATTCTCATTCGCCAGAATGAAGTTGCCGACCGCGAGGGCCTCGACCGCATTCAGAACGATGCCGACCTAATGGATATGCGCGGCAAGCGGATGCTGGTTCCCCTTCCCACCAGCTATGCGCTGCAGGTCGATGACCGCCTGCCCGAAAACCGCCGCTACACCCGGCCCTGGACCGCGGTGTTCCTCGCCAGCATGGCGCGGGCGCACTACGCTCACTTCCACACGCCGCTGCAGATCAACTCAGCCGTCCGCACCGTCGAGTTCCAGCAGCACCTCATCCGCATCAACGGCAACGCCGCTCCGGCGGAAGGCGATACGGCATCGCCTCATCTCACCGGGCAGGCCATCGATATCGCGAAGCACGGCCTGTCGCGTACCGAGGTAGCTTGGATGCGCGGCTATCTTCTTCCGCTGATTCAGGAAGGCAAGATCGATGTCGAAGAGGAGTTTCAGCAGTCCTGCTTTCACATCAGCGTCTACAAGCGATATCTGCCGCCCGCCGATGCACCCACACGCGATCTGGCCTACCACCGCCGCGGCGAAGCCAGCACACTGGCAGCCGCGATCCGCTAA
- a CDS encoding Gfo/Idh/MocA family protein has translation MTQAPVRFAILGFGYHAVRRLLPAFAPCNDATLVGMWRRDQSAAAQDCATHKIAHCFATREELCASPEVDVVFITSPDAMHKDDTLLALKHGKAVLCEKPLSMNTAEAEEMAAAAKAAGLLFGVGQNFRFNHSLDWMREQVAAGRIGQPQIAHAQYSYPAANAPRKWITDPTLACGGPIADVGVHCIDALRYVLGEDVVSVSTLARRDDASGKVEAIASLQLEMTGDVYANVTASARAPYRTLIEINGSDGVLVAENGLTVDRPVQLQLRRAGELVETVTLENGDGYTRMLDSFARAFRGEETFAASGEDGVRNMRALDAAYKSWQSGLRETV, from the coding sequence ATGACTCAGGCTCCGGTACGCTTTGCGATTCTCGGCTTTGGATACCATGCGGTGCGGCGGCTGCTGCCTGCTTTTGCCCCGTGTAACGATGCGACGCTGGTAGGAATGTGGCGGCGCGATCAGTCGGCTGCGGCGCAGGATTGTGCCACGCACAAGATCGCTCACTGCTTTGCGACGCGCGAGGAGCTGTGTGCTTCGCCGGAGGTCGATGTGGTCTTCATCACGTCGCCGGACGCGATGCACAAGGACGATACGCTGCTGGCCTTGAAGCATGGCAAAGCCGTACTGTGCGAGAAGCCGCTGTCGATGAACACTGCCGAAGCAGAGGAGATGGCCGCGGCGGCGAAGGCGGCGGGACTGCTGTTTGGCGTGGGGCAGAACTTTCGTTTCAATCACAGCCTGGACTGGATGCGCGAGCAGGTCGCGGCGGGCCGCATCGGGCAGCCACAGATTGCCCACGCGCAGTATTCCTATCCGGCAGCCAACGCGCCGAGGAAGTGGATCACCGATCCGACGCTGGCCTGTGGCGGCCCGATCGCCGACGTCGGCGTGCATTGCATCGACGCTTTGCGCTATGTGCTGGGCGAGGATGTCGTGAGCGTCAGCACGCTGGCACGGCGGGACGACGCATCGGGCAAGGTCGAGGCGATTGCCTCGCTGCAACTGGAGATGACCGGCGACGTCTATGCGAATGTGACGGCGAGTGCGCGCGCACCGTACCGGACTCTGATCGAGATCAACGGCAGTGACGGTGTGCTGGTTGCGGAAAATGGGTTGACGGTGGACCGTCCTGTGCAACTGCAACTGCGTCGGGCCGGAGAGCTGGTCGAGACGGTGACGCTCGAGAACGGCGACGGGTACACGCGGATGCTGGATAGCTTTGCGCGGGCGTTTCGCGGGGAAGAGACGTTTGCCGCGTCGGGTGAGGACGGCGTGCGGAATATGCGCGCGCTCGATGCAGCGTATAAGAGCTGGCAAAGCGGGTTGCGCGAGACGGTTTAA